One Leucoraja erinacea ecotype New England chromosome 3, Leri_hhj_1, whole genome shotgun sequence genomic window carries:
- the eri1 gene encoding 3'-5' exoribonuclease 1 isoform X2: protein MTNVVCAAVGAKMEEDQKENFPRAPDSGPGPGPAQPKQRCRLDGQEYPIKATPTTYIKDFSDPVYKEIAVTNGHINRMTRDELRTKLAELHLETRGVKDVLRKRLKNFYKKQKLTQTLQIKSECSDMYYDYICVIDFEATCEENNPPEYLHEIIEFPIALMNTRTLEIDMVDKAGSFPDVLQRVVDWMRERELGTKCRYAILTDGSWDMSKFLNVQCHLSRIEYPRFAKKWINIRKSYGNFYKVPRTRTKLASMLENLGMVYEGRPHCGLDDSRNIARIAIRMLQDGCELRVNECLHAGQLVNVPNTSPLESAPPPYSPWQKV from the exons ATGACGAACGTTGTTTGCGCGGCGGTTGGGGCGAAGATGGAGGAGGATCAAAAGGAGAACTTTCCGCGGGCTCCCGACAGCGGCCCTGGCCCGGGCCCGGCGCAG ccgaagcAGCGCTGCAGACTTGATGGTCAAGAATATCCAATAAAAGCTACTCCTACAACCTACATAAAAGACTTCAGTGACCCAGTCTATAAAGAAATTGCTGTCACAAATGGTCACATCAACAGAATGACTCGTGATGAGCTCCGCACAAAGCTAGCAGAGCTCCATTTAGAAACCAG GGGAGTGAAGGATGTGCTGAGAAAACGGTTAAAAAACTTCTACAAGAAGCAGAAACTGACTCAGACTTTGCAAATCAAATCAGAGTGTTCAGATATGTACTACGATTACATCTGCGTTATTGATTTTGAAGCAACTTGTGAAGAGAACAATCCACCAGAATACCTGCATGAAATTATTGAGTTTCCCATTGCTCTCATGAATACTCGCACGCTTGAAATT GATATGGTGGACAAGGCAGGGAGTTTCCCAGATGTTCTTCAACGAGTAGTtgattggatgagagagagagaactagGAACCAAGTGCAGATATGCAATATTAACTGATGG GTCCTGGGATATGAGCAAGTTCCTGAATGTTCAGTGCCACCTCAGCAGAATCGAATATCCACGGTTTGCAAAGAAATGGATTAACATCCGAAAAAGTTATGGCAACTTTTACAAG GTTCCTCGGACTCGGACCAAACTTGCCTCCATGCTGGAAAATCTCGGAATGGTGTATGAAGGTCGGCCTCACTGTGGATTGGACGATTCTCGAAATATTGCTCGGATTGCTATCCGAATGCTCCAGGATGGTTGTGAACTACGTGTCAATGAGTGCCTGCATGCAGGGCAACTGGTAAATGTCCCCAATACCTCCCCATTGGAGAGTGCTCCTCCTCCTTACTCCCCGTGGCAGAAAGTTTAG
- the eri1 gene encoding 3'-5' exoribonuclease 1 isoform X1, with protein MTNVVCAAVGAKMEEDQKENFPRAPDSGPGPGPAQPKQRCRLDGQEYPIKATPTTYIKDFSDPVYKEIAVTNGHINRMTRDELRTKLAELHLETRGVKDVLRKRLKNFYKKQKLTQTLQIKSECSDMYYDYICVIDFEATCEENNPPEYLHEIIEFPIALMNTRTLEIEDTFQEYVKPEQKPTLTEFCTKLTGITQDMVDKAGSFPDVLQRVVDWMRERELGTKCRYAILTDGSWDMSKFLNVQCHLSRIEYPRFAKKWINIRKSYGNFYKVPRTRTKLASMLENLGMVYEGRPHCGLDDSRNIARIAIRMLQDGCELRVNECLHAGQLVNVPNTSPLESAPPPYSPWQKV; from the exons ATGACGAACGTTGTTTGCGCGGCGGTTGGGGCGAAGATGGAGGAGGATCAAAAGGAGAACTTTCCGCGGGCTCCCGACAGCGGCCCTGGCCCGGGCCCGGCGCAG ccgaagcAGCGCTGCAGACTTGATGGTCAAGAATATCCAATAAAAGCTACTCCTACAACCTACATAAAAGACTTCAGTGACCCAGTCTATAAAGAAATTGCTGTCACAAATGGTCACATCAACAGAATGACTCGTGATGAGCTCCGCACAAAGCTAGCAGAGCTCCATTTAGAAACCAG GGGAGTGAAGGATGTGCTGAGAAAACGGTTAAAAAACTTCTACAAGAAGCAGAAACTGACTCAGACTTTGCAAATCAAATCAGAGTGTTCAGATATGTACTACGATTACATCTGCGTTATTGATTTTGAAGCAACTTGTGAAGAGAACAATCCACCAGAATACCTGCATGAAATTATTGAGTTTCCCATTGCTCTCATGAATACTCGCACGCTTGAAATT GAGGATACATTCCAGGAGTATGTTAAACCAGAACAGAAACCCACCCTTACAGAATTCTGCACCAAACTCACGGGCATCACACAG GATATGGTGGACAAGGCAGGGAGTTTCCCAGATGTTCTTCAACGAGTAGTtgattggatgagagagagagaactagGAACCAAGTGCAGATATGCAATATTAACTGATGG GTCCTGGGATATGAGCAAGTTCCTGAATGTTCAGTGCCACCTCAGCAGAATCGAATATCCACGGTTTGCAAAGAAATGGATTAACATCCGAAAAAGTTATGGCAACTTTTACAAG GTTCCTCGGACTCGGACCAAACTTGCCTCCATGCTGGAAAATCTCGGAATGGTGTATGAAGGTCGGCCTCACTGTGGATTGGACGATTCTCGAAATATTGCTCGGATTGCTATCCGAATGCTCCAGGATGGTTGTGAACTACGTGTCAATGAGTGCCTGCATGCAGGGCAACTGGTAAATGTCCCCAATACCTCCCCATTGGAGAGTGCTCCTCCTCCTTACTCCCCGTGGCAGAAAGTTTAG
- the eri1 gene encoding 3'-5' exoribonuclease 1 isoform X3: MTRDELRTKLAELHLETRGVKDVLRKRLKNFYKKQKLTQTLQIKSECSDMYYDYICVIDFEATCEENNPPEYLHEIIEFPIALMNTRTLEIEDTFQEYVKPEQKPTLTEFCTKLTGITQDMVDKAGSFPDVLQRVVDWMRERELGTKCRYAILTDGSWDMSKFLNVQCHLSRIEYPRFAKKWINIRKSYGNFYKVPRTRTKLASMLENLGMVYEGRPHCGLDDSRNIARIAIRMLQDGCELRVNECLHAGQLVNVPNTSPLESAPPPYSPWQKV, encoded by the exons ATGACTCGTGATGAGCTCCGCACAAAGCTAGCAGAGCTCCATTTAGAAACCAG GGGAGTGAAGGATGTGCTGAGAAAACGGTTAAAAAACTTCTACAAGAAGCAGAAACTGACTCAGACTTTGCAAATCAAATCAGAGTGTTCAGATATGTACTACGATTACATCTGCGTTATTGATTTTGAAGCAACTTGTGAAGAGAACAATCCACCAGAATACCTGCATGAAATTATTGAGTTTCCCATTGCTCTCATGAATACTCGCACGCTTGAAATT GAGGATACATTCCAGGAGTATGTTAAACCAGAACAGAAACCCACCCTTACAGAATTCTGCACCAAACTCACGGGCATCACACAG GATATGGTGGACAAGGCAGGGAGTTTCCCAGATGTTCTTCAACGAGTAGTtgattggatgagagagagagaactagGAACCAAGTGCAGATATGCAATATTAACTGATGG GTCCTGGGATATGAGCAAGTTCCTGAATGTTCAGTGCCACCTCAGCAGAATCGAATATCCACGGTTTGCAAAGAAATGGATTAACATCCGAAAAAGTTATGGCAACTTTTACAAG GTTCCTCGGACTCGGACCAAACTTGCCTCCATGCTGGAAAATCTCGGAATGGTGTATGAAGGTCGGCCTCACTGTGGATTGGACGATTCTCGAAATATTGCTCGGATTGCTATCCGAATGCTCCAGGATGGTTGTGAACTACGTGTCAATGAGTGCCTGCATGCAGGGCAACTGGTAAATGTCCCCAATACCTCCCCATTGGAGAGTGCTCCTCCTCCTTACTCCCCGTGGCAGAAAGTTTAG